A window from Chitinophaga filiformis encodes these proteins:
- a CDS encoding type I polyketide synthase produces METPTIIGITPMEHPDVPLALALAKENAFPVLHLGRNKDTAIKALEDLSQHGYPFGVCYAEKEMTDIPLPEQVTLIIAPYHIKISARKRTRILYQVHTLFEAQQAVHDKADGIIIKGNEGAGKVGDESSFILFQQIVKAFPDTKIWVQGGAGIHTTAALMATGASGVVLDSQLILFPECKAPAAIKSVCEKLNGNEARVIDGYRVLVRPNSPALPDNATREDITPFLRILDIDKGLLPIGQDVAISIDLVKRYRKLGRMINGIHESIRGHLLQAKTVNVISPGNALAKELNITFPIAQGPMTRVSDVPAFAAAVADAGALPFVALSLLKGTAAQDLVQQTKALAKDNTWGVGILGFAPQELRDEQIEIIKEAKPPLVLIAGGRPSQAKALEDMGIKSFLHVPSASLLDMFLKEGARRFVFEGRECGGHVGPLSSLVLWEKQVERLLQEEQAAQLNVFFAGGIHDALSAAFIAVMAASLATKGTKIGVLMGTAYIYTKEAVETGAILQQFQDQAIEHTGTVLLETAPGHETRCLQSPFADFFREEKNKLHAEQLDKKEIWSRLEALNVGRLRIAAKGVDRTEKGLVDIDTAQQLQEGMYMIGQVAALRHQVVTMSDLHKDVAENNFTLIQNAGVPAPVTHPEKALDVAIIGMACIYPGARNIDEFWSNILAGKDCVTEVPDERWNKELYYDANSPDGDKSPSKWGGFIPRIDFDPVAFGIPPQSLAAIDPTQLLALLVARQALENAGYGNPDHDTEDISVIIGAEGGNDLANNYGFRSLYRQFLGEMPAELDAALPKLTEDSFPGVLANVISGRITNRLNLGGRNYTVDAACASSLAAIDLACQELILGKSEMVLAGAADLHNGINDYLMFASTHALSRKGRCMTFDSGADGIALGEGVAMLVLKRYADAKRDGDHVYAVIKGVGGSSDGKSLGLTAPRKAGQIKALERAYEQSGVSPAALGLVEAHGTGTVVGDKTELSALSDMLIQSGAIAGQTHLGSVKTQIGHTKCAAGLAGLIKAALSVYHGVKPPTLHIKAPNAFYNETTSPFLFNTQAGIWLDEHRLAGISAFGFGGTNFHAVIENDPAGKEKPVALTSWPAELFVFRGENDAAVKQLVQTVHSILEYNDQVPLRDIAYSLYHYSDAPVRLSIVASGREDLMLKTDLALSGATSREIHVTSKVEGKVAFMFPGQGSQRVNMARELFVAFPQMRKLLKAYPQYEKILFPSAAFSESALQQQKEKIKDTRITQPLLGIVDLAMASFLKELGIQPDMVAGHSYGELPALCFAGVFAEEQLVPLSEKRAKAILDAVEGDKGVMVAVNITAAALAPFTGKGSGVYAVNHNSPQQWVLAGTTKDMEQLMAQLREQKISFKQMEVACAFHSPLIAKSATLYKTAIGKTSFSKPAIPVWSNTTAALYPDTDAAIKERLAEHLVSPVLFSEEVEKMYTAGARVFIEVGPGKVLSNLTRAVIGKEGLVLHTEDSEPTAIAHLLNTIAKYIASGRDVQLDKLFEGRTTKIIRLDAPEQYKKSATIWHVNGQLAVPSTGKLPAHGALPVLTPIQLKTAVAAQPVITANGNAEHLVQEYLNSVKYLVQAQRDVILGYLGQNPANISRLEIPDTPAARPAAPAKKEQEPASAQVKVSVSTQPARGKQDVKKILIEVVSAKTGYPHEMLGMEMDMEADLSIDSIKRMEIIGELRTQMGGFHAGGKSDETAVEQLAGIKTLNGLLEWIANNVSDAQAETGGISLQHAIEKPTNNTSASQGWTENDIRSTILLTVSEKTGYPQEMLGMDLDLEADLSIDSIKRMEILGELRVKIGGLAQSDEKTEALAGIKTLNGLVSWISGNMPASTAPAPVSSEEPAPVSATTPASLSRIRFSLVPCGFNEKETVSIAGKSLAVTDDGSHLPLAIKKLLEQQGASVHIVTEKDMLENYHGLIILDMVAAPERPDILSTFATIKKLHPENVKWVYAISGSTNSDPKQLRELQGYPGFLKSLDKEWDHAKCRSISLSGHVSPEKIPAILLGELLHPDTPAEVIYHDGVRHIFDLIPTQLSTGDTPDIKLNKDSLVLVLGGAQGITAELMVRFSKEYPCHYVLVGRSPDPRAQELPDYSSLKTKDEIRQQLIMEGELTTPAAIEKHAADIHKSNQILQTIRSLESNGSTVTYQALDLRNESELEAFISKLYEQYGKIDGVVHGAGLLEDKLFRQKTSDSFERVFSTKVTPLRILAEKLRPDTQFVVLFSSVASVYGNRGQTDYAAANSVLDRYAWELKNVIKGKVTTINWGPWKGTGMVSPTLEKEYERRGIALIPLQAGMETFVNELKYGNESQVLIMAE; encoded by the coding sequence ATGGAAACACCTACTATTATCGGGATCACCCCGATGGAGCACCCTGATGTGCCATTGGCCCTCGCATTGGCCAAAGAAAATGCGTTCCCTGTATTACATCTCGGACGCAATAAAGACACCGCAATTAAAGCTCTTGAAGACCTTTCACAACATGGTTATCCCTTTGGTGTCTGTTATGCGGAGAAAGAAATGACAGACATTCCTTTACCCGAACAGGTTACACTCATCATCGCTCCTTACCATATTAAAATAAGCGCGCGTAAGCGAACACGTATACTATACCAGGTGCATACACTGTTCGAAGCACAACAGGCGGTGCACGACAAAGCCGACGGTATCATTATAAAAGGAAATGAAGGCGCAGGTAAAGTAGGTGATGAATCTTCCTTCATTCTTTTTCAGCAGATCGTTAAAGCCTTTCCTGATACAAAGATATGGGTACAGGGTGGCGCTGGTATTCATACTACAGCGGCACTGATGGCCACCGGCGCCAGTGGCGTAGTGCTGGACAGTCAGCTGATATTATTTCCTGAATGTAAAGCGCCTGCCGCCATCAAGAGCGTCTGCGAAAAACTGAACGGCAATGAGGCAAGGGTGATAGACGGCTACCGGGTACTGGTACGGCCCAATTCACCTGCACTACCGGACAACGCTACACGTGAAGACATTACTCCCTTCCTTCGCATCTTAGACATTGATAAAGGCCTCCTGCCGATAGGCCAGGATGTTGCTATATCCATCGACCTTGTAAAACGCTACAGGAAACTGGGCAGGATGATCAATGGCATTCATGAATCCATCCGCGGCCACCTTTTACAGGCAAAGACGGTGAATGTGATCAGTCCCGGCAATGCGCTGGCAAAAGAATTAAACATCACCTTCCCTATTGCCCAGGGCCCCATGACGCGCGTAAGCGACGTACCAGCATTTGCCGCCGCTGTGGCCGATGCCGGCGCCTTACCGTTTGTAGCCCTTTCTTTACTGAAAGGCACAGCTGCACAGGACCTTGTACAACAAACAAAAGCCCTCGCTAAAGATAATACCTGGGGCGTTGGTATACTTGGCTTTGCGCCACAGGAACTGCGTGATGAACAGATAGAGATCATCAAGGAAGCAAAACCGCCCCTGGTATTGATTGCCGGCGGCCGGCCCTCGCAGGCGAAAGCACTGGAAGATATGGGCATCAAGTCTTTCCTGCATGTGCCATCAGCCTCCCTGCTGGACATGTTCCTGAAAGAGGGCGCCAGGAGATTCGTGTTTGAAGGCAGGGAATGCGGTGGTCACGTAGGACCGCTGTCCAGTCTTGTGTTGTGGGAGAAACAGGTAGAACGCTTATTGCAGGAAGAACAGGCAGCGCAACTGAACGTCTTCTTTGCAGGAGGTATACACGATGCATTGTCTGCCGCTTTTATTGCCGTAATGGCGGCCTCCCTGGCTACCAAAGGCACGAAGATCGGTGTGCTGATGGGCACTGCCTATATCTATACGAAAGAAGCGGTGGAAACCGGCGCTATCCTGCAGCAATTCCAGGACCAGGCCATTGAGCATACCGGCACGGTATTGCTGGAAACAGCGCCAGGCCACGAAACACGTTGCCTGCAATCGCCTTTTGCTGATTTCTTCCGGGAAGAAAAAAATAAACTCCATGCGGAACAGCTGGATAAAAAAGAGATCTGGAGCAGGCTGGAGGCGCTGAATGTAGGCAGATTGCGCATTGCCGCCAAAGGAGTGGACAGAACAGAGAAGGGCCTCGTAGACATCGATACTGCACAACAGCTACAGGAAGGCATGTACATGATTGGCCAGGTAGCTGCACTGCGGCACCAGGTGGTGACTATGAGCGATCTGCACAAAGACGTGGCTGAAAATAATTTTACACTTATACAAAATGCCGGTGTACCCGCACCTGTTACTCATCCTGAAAAAGCGCTGGATGTCGCTATTATCGGGATGGCCTGTATCTACCCCGGCGCACGTAACATAGACGAGTTCTGGAGCAATATACTGGCCGGTAAGGACTGTGTGACAGAAGTACCGGACGAACGCTGGAATAAGGAATTGTACTATGACGCCAACTCTCCGGACGGGGATAAGTCCCCATCCAAATGGGGAGGCTTCATTCCCAGGATAGATTTTGACCCGGTTGCTTTTGGTATACCTCCGCAATCGCTGGCGGCTATTGACCCTACACAGTTATTAGCATTGCTGGTGGCCAGGCAGGCACTGGAGAATGCCGGTTATGGCAATCCCGATCATGATACAGAAGATATCTCTGTGATCATTGGCGCTGAAGGCGGCAATGATCTCGCCAATAACTACGGCTTCCGTTCACTCTACCGCCAGTTCCTGGGAGAGATGCCGGCAGAACTGGATGCGGCATTGCCAAAGCTGACGGAAGATTCTTTCCCCGGCGTGCTGGCCAATGTAATCTCAGGACGCATTACCAACCGCCTGAACCTGGGCGGCAGGAACTATACCGTAGATGCGGCCTGCGCCTCCTCCCTGGCCGCCATTGACCTGGCCTGCCAGGAACTGATACTGGGTAAATCGGAGATGGTGCTGGCCGGCGCTGCCGACCTGCATAACGGTATTAACGACTACCTCATGTTTGCCAGCACACATGCACTGTCCCGCAAAGGTCGCTGTATGACCTTCGACTCCGGCGCCGATGGTATTGCGCTGGGTGAAGGAGTGGCCATGCTGGTACTGAAAAGATATGCCGATGCAAAACGCGACGGCGATCATGTATATGCCGTAATAAAAGGCGTTGGCGGCTCCAGCGATGGCAAAAGCCTGGGACTGACCGCTCCCCGTAAAGCAGGGCAGATAAAAGCACTGGAAAGGGCATATGAGCAGAGCGGCGTGTCTCCTGCTGCACTTGGCCTTGTAGAAGCGCATGGCACAGGTACAGTAGTGGGCGACAAAACAGAACTAAGCGCTTTATCGGATATGCTGATACAGTCAGGCGCTATTGCCGGACAAACCCACCTGGGCTCTGTGAAGACACAGATAGGGCATACCAAATGCGCTGCAGGACTGGCAGGGCTCATCAAAGCCGCCCTTTCTGTATACCACGGGGTAAAGCCTCCTACCCTGCATATCAAAGCGCCTAACGCTTTCTATAATGAAACTACCAGTCCATTCCTGTTCAATACACAGGCAGGCATATGGCTGGATGAGCACCGCCTGGCAGGTATCAGTGCCTTCGGCTTTGGCGGTACCAACTTCCATGCAGTGATCGAAAACGACCCGGCAGGAAAGGAAAAACCGGTTGCCCTGACTTCCTGGCCCGCAGAACTGTTTGTGTTCCGAGGCGAAAATGATGCAGCTGTAAAACAGCTGGTACAGACGGTACACAGCATCCTCGAATACAATGACCAGGTACCGTTGAGAGACATCGCCTATAGCCTTTACCACTACAGCGATGCCCCGGTTCGCCTGTCCATCGTTGCCAGCGGCCGTGAAGACCTGATGTTGAAAACAGACCTGGCACTATCAGGTGCTACTTCCCGGGAGATCCATGTTACCAGCAAGGTCGAAGGCAAAGTGGCCTTTATGTTCCCCGGACAGGGCAGTCAGCGGGTCAATATGGCCAGAGAGCTGTTCGTTGCTTTCCCGCAGATGCGTAAACTGCTGAAAGCATATCCGCAATATGAAAAAATACTCTTTCCCTCTGCTGCCTTTAGCGAAAGCGCATTACAGCAGCAAAAGGAAAAGATCAAAGATACCCGCATCACGCAACCACTGCTGGGCATTGTAGACCTGGCAATGGCTTCCTTCCTCAAAGAGCTGGGCATCCAGCCCGATATGGTGGCAGGGCACAGTTACGGGGAATTGCCTGCGCTCTGCTTTGCAGGCGTATTTGCAGAAGAACAACTGGTGCCACTCAGCGAGAAAAGAGCAAAAGCTATACTCGATGCGGTGGAAGGAGATAAAGGTGTGATGGTGGCGGTGAATATCACAGCAGCAGCACTGGCCCCCTTCACCGGAAAAGGAAGCGGCGTTTATGCGGTGAATCACAATTCGCCACAGCAATGGGTATTGGCTGGTACTACGAAAGATATGGAACAGCTCATGGCCCAGCTGCGGGAGCAGAAGATCTCTTTCAAACAAATGGAAGTGGCCTGCGCGTTTCATAGTCCGCTGATCGCTAAATCAGCAACGCTCTATAAAACAGCGATCGGTAAAACATCCTTCAGCAAACCGGCGATACCCGTATGGTCCAACACTACGGCAGCATTATACCCCGACACTGATGCCGCTATTAAGGAAAGACTGGCGGAACACCTGGTAAGCCCGGTGTTGTTCTCTGAAGAGGTGGAAAAGATGTATACAGCCGGTGCAAGGGTATTCATTGAGGTAGGCCCGGGTAAAGTATTGAGCAACCTGACCCGCGCTGTCATTGGAAAAGAGGGGCTGGTATTGCATACAGAAGATAGTGAGCCTACTGCTATCGCGCATCTGCTCAATACCATCGCAAAGTATATTGCCAGCGGGCGGGATGTACAGCTGGATAAACTCTTCGAAGGCCGTACTACAAAAATCATCCGGTTAGATGCACCGGAACAGTATAAGAAGAGCGCTACCATCTGGCACGTGAATGGCCAGCTGGCGGTGCCCTCCACGGGCAAGCTGCCTGCACACGGGGCACTGCCTGTATTAACGCCGATACAGCTAAAAACGGCTGTTGCAGCACAACCTGTCATCACGGCAAACGGGAATGCGGAACACCTGGTACAGGAATACCTGAACAGCGTGAAATACCTGGTACAGGCGCAGCGAGACGTGATATTAGGCTACCTGGGACAAAATCCCGCGAATATCAGTCGCCTGGAAATACCCGATACCCCTGCCGCCAGACCGGCAGCGCCTGCAAAGAAAGAACAGGAGCCGGCGTCGGCACAGGTGAAAGTATCTGTCAGCACACAACCAGCACGAGGCAAGCAGGATGTAAAGAAGATCCTGATAGAAGTAGTCAGCGCGAAAACCGGTTACCCGCATGAAATGCTGGGTATGGAGATGGATATGGAAGCAGATCTCAGCATCGATTCTATCAAAAGGATGGAGATCATCGGTGAACTGAGAACACAGATGGGCGGCTTTCATGCAGGCGGGAAGAGCGATGAAACAGCCGTAGAGCAGCTGGCGGGTATCAAAACACTGAACGGCCTGCTGGAGTGGATCGCCAATAATGTAAGCGATGCACAGGCAGAAACGGGAGGTATCTCATTACAACATGCCATTGAAAAACCAACTAATAACACAAGCGCCAGTCAGGGCTGGACGGAAAATGACATCAGGAGTACCATACTGCTGACTGTCAGCGAAAAAACAGGCTATCCGCAGGAGATGCTGGGAATGGACCTGGATCTGGAAGCAGATCTGAGCATCGACTCTATCAAACGGATGGAAATACTGGGTGAGCTGCGGGTTAAAATAGGCGGATTAGCACAATCTGACGAGAAAACAGAGGCACTGGCCGGCATCAAAACATTGAATGGCCTGGTCAGCTGGATCTCCGGTAATATGCCCGCCAGTACCGCGCCTGCACCAGTATCTTCTGAGGAACCTGCACCTGTATCAGCAACAACACCGGCATCTCTTTCCAGGATACGGTTCTCATTAGTGCCCTGCGGCTTCAACGAAAAAGAAACAGTGAGCATTGCCGGCAAAAGCCTGGCAGTAACTGATGACGGTAGTCACCTGCCACTAGCCATTAAAAAGCTGCTGGAACAACAGGGCGCATCGGTTCACATTGTAACGGAAAAGGATATGCTGGAAAACTATCATGGCCTGATCATCCTGGATATGGTAGCTGCTCCTGAAAGACCTGACATTCTCAGCACTTTTGCCACTATCAAAAAACTGCATCCGGAAAATGTGAAATGGGTGTATGCCATCTCAGGATCGACCAACAGCGATCCAAAGCAACTGCGTGAGCTGCAGGGATATCCCGGTTTCCTGAAAAGCCTGGATAAAGAATGGGATCATGCAAAATGCAGGAGCATCAGCCTGAGCGGCCATGTTTCGCCGGAAAAGATCCCCGCTATCCTGCTCGGTGAATTATTACATCCGGATACACCTGCAGAAGTCATTTATCATGATGGCGTGCGGCACATCTTTGACCTGATACCGACACAACTGAGCACAGGAGACACACCGGATATCAAACTGAATAAAGACTCCCTGGTACTGGTGCTGGGCGGCGCGCAGGGCATTACGGCAGAACTGATGGTCCGCTTCTCGAAAGAATATCCCTGTCATTATGTGCTGGTAGGCAGATCGCCCGACCCGCGGGCACAGGAACTGCCTGACTATTCCTCTCTTAAAACCAAAGACGAGATACGCCAGCAGCTGATCATGGAAGGGGAGTTGACAACACCGGCCGCCATCGAAAAACATGCAGCAGATATTCACAAGTCCAACCAGATCCTGCAAACCATCCGCTCACTGGAAAGCAATGGCTCCACTGTTACGTACCAGGCGCTCGACCTGAGAAATGAAAGTGAACTGGAAGCCTTTATCAGCAAGCTTTATGAACAGTACGGAAAGATAGACGGGGTGGTGCATGGCGCAGGATTGCTGGAAGATAAACTGTTCCGCCAGAAAACATCCGACTCCTTCGAAAGGGTGTTCTCCACCAAGGTAACGCCGCTGCGCATACTGGCGGAAAAACTAAGACCGGATACACAGTTTGTAGTGCTCTTTTCCAGCGTGGCATCTGTATATGGCAACCGCGGCCAAACCGACTACGCCGCTGCCAACAGTGTGCTGGACCGTTATGCCTGGGAACTGAAAAATGTGATCAAAGGAAAGGTAACCACCATCAACTGGGGGCCATGGAAAGGCACCGGCATGGTATCGCCCACACTGGAGAAGGAATACGAACGGAGAGGCATAGCGCTGATACCCTTACAGGCAGGCATGGAAACCTTCGTAAACGAGTTGAAATACGGTAATGAAAGCCAGGTGCTCATCATGGCGGAATAA
- a CDS encoding DUF6515 family protein — MKNRIYLLFSLILLAGVSTVNSAYAQRGRFGGGHVYMGGSRIVSSPRVSARVGVGFGYGGGYYHYRAPVRYYHGYGGYYYRPHYYPFRYYGPPIGFRVSILPYGFLTFNTGWGPYYYYDGFFYRPYANTQTQTEQYEVVDPPMGVVVPDLPSGAKKVKIDGNTYYEKNGTFYQEIEQDNKTKYVVVGKNGELNTGSGEDSQDQNAAPVSGDVMATLPEGSRGVEINGQQLYVSPDGMYYQEVTNPDNSRGYKIVGKTSADN; from the coding sequence ATGAAAAACAGGATATATTTACTGTTCTCGCTCATTCTCCTTGCCGGGGTGAGTACGGTAAACAGCGCGTATGCACAGCGGGGACGCTTTGGAGGAGGACATGTTTATATGGGCGGAAGCAGGATCGTGTCATCACCACGCGTGTCGGCAAGAGTTGGGGTAGGGTTCGGATATGGCGGAGGTTATTATCACTACCGCGCACCTGTCCGTTATTACCACGGGTATGGCGGATACTATTATCGCCCTCATTATTATCCTTTCCGTTATTACGGTCCGCCCATCGGTTTCCGTGTCAGCATCCTGCCCTACGGGTTCCTGACATTCAACACAGGATGGGGCCCATATTACTACTATGATGGTTTCTTCTACCGTCCGTATGCCAACACACAAACACAGACCGAACAGTATGAAGTAGTGGATCCGCCTATGGGTGTTGTAGTGCCAGACCTGCCAAGCGGTGCGAAAAAGGTGAAGATAGACGGTAACACTTACTATGAAAAGAATGGTACCTTCTACCAGGAAATAGAACAGGATAATAAGACAAAATACGTAGTGGTCGGCAAGAATGGGGAGCTGAATACCGGCTCGGGTGAAGATAGCCAGGACCAGAATGCCGCACCTGTTTCCGGAGATGTGATGGCAACGTTACCTGAAGGAAGCCGTGGTGTAGAAATCAACGGACAGCAACTGTATGTTTCTCCGGATGGCATGTATTATCAGGAAGTAACCAATCCCGATAATTCACGGGGATATAAAATAGTTGGAAAAACTTCTGCGGATAACTAA
- a CDS encoding GIY-YIG nuclease family protein, which translates to MEQVQIGKCVYIINTGKNLYKIGKTQDLQKRLAAYHTHLPVMFRVIRQYASANMTELEECLHIVFQHKRVKGEWFELTKDDLVICDNIARNYALTELHKQARKYAVIRYSDNPLLQVMEANEKYLQDYSRVAQDIELGLSTDEIFELNEGQVSKAVIETVRRLLKYRTPNSEFLSKWLRVVNDLGEGLSENAILERYKGQISRTTIQMIRRILRNQLY; encoded by the coding sequence ATGGAGCAAGTACAGATCGGTAAGTGCGTTTACATTATCAACACAGGGAAAAACCTTTATAAGATCGGCAAGACGCAGGATCTGCAAAAGCGTTTGGCCGCTTACCATACCCACCTGCCCGTTATGTTCAGGGTGATCAGGCAATACGCTTCCGCAAACATGACCGAACTGGAAGAATGCCTGCATATCGTTTTCCAGCATAAACGCGTCAAAGGGGAATGGTTCGAACTGACGAAGGACGACCTGGTCATTTGCGACAATATTGCCCGCAACTACGCCCTTACAGAATTGCATAAGCAGGCCAGGAAATATGCCGTGATCCGTTATAGCGACAATCCCCTGCTGCAGGTAATGGAAGCCAATGAGAAGTACCTGCAGGATTATTCCCGGGTAGCACAGGATATTGAACTCGGTCTCAGTACAGACGAGATCTTCGAGCTGAATGAAGGCCAGGTCAGCAAAGCCGTCATTGAAACGGTGAGGCGCCTTCTGAAATACCGTACCCCCAATTCCGAATTCCTCAGTAAATGGCTCAGGGTGGTGAACGACCTGGGAGAGGGACTGAGCGAAAATGCCATCCTCGAACGATATAAAGGCCAGATCAGCCGCACTACCATCCAGATGATCAGGAGAATACTCCGCAACCAGCTGTATTAG
- a CDS encoding McrB family protein yields MERARIYDVRNGNTDYQNLLSHNKRFIFWDDAILQNARPGDIVFFVNREKREVLYAVATDAVRVGIRNPRSWLKEFEYQGCIYGSREGDDFRKYEVRQQAAIPEGWKWTKPLRHNGIADLWGTGTRDNTTRLARVQDLRQLFPAGPALEMLERCSLHVEGANMTINETKVEMQLVTLPGSENGLNRAKNEHNGITFGHPYRQLLVAVKTKPFLLLSGVSGTGKSWLVRKLAYMTCADPALRNARYPGNFEMIRVRPDWHEPDDLLGYLATRGDTARYHCPDLLRFIVKACRYPHIPFFACLDEMNLARIEHYFPDFLSILETARQEGGTRVYDAFISGHNVAVYSQLDPGFWTKLGIEGDSRLQSCFLERGIAMPANLTLIGTINTDETTHTLSQRVLDRTMVIETQGIDMEYGLSSPAETWEYPDTYEAVTVLTTGKVNSAEAYKNSPKTGGRVIRELKRLQDILKDSPFALSYRVRDDVLLYCAYNEALAANGAMPGNWLNTCLDEVICMKILTRIAGDDADCGNIIEELKVATRQYPACQQKLSKIQYQLRKTGLTFL; encoded by the coding sequence ATGGAACGTGCAAGGATATATGATGTCAGGAATGGCAACACTGACTATCAGAACCTGTTATCCCACAACAAGCGCTTCATCTTCTGGGATGATGCCATACTGCAAAACGCCCGGCCGGGGGATATTGTCTTTTTCGTGAACAGGGAAAAAAGGGAGGTGCTGTATGCGGTAGCAACAGATGCTGTACGTGTAGGTATCCGGAACCCACGTTCATGGCTGAAGGAATTTGAATACCAGGGATGCATATACGGCTCCCGGGAAGGAGACGATTTCCGGAAGTATGAGGTACGGCAGCAGGCTGCCATCCCCGAGGGCTGGAAATGGACCAAACCCCTGAGGCACAACGGAATTGCAGATCTGTGGGGGACCGGCACGCGGGACAATACTACCCGGCTTGCCAGGGTGCAGGACCTCCGGCAGTTATTTCCGGCCGGACCGGCGCTGGAGATGCTGGAGAGGTGTAGCCTGCATGTAGAGGGGGCAAATATGACCATTAACGAGACAAAAGTAGAAATGCAGCTCGTTACCCTGCCCGGTTCGGAAAACGGTCTGAATAGGGCTAAAAATGAGCATAACGGGATTACGTTCGGGCATCCCTACCGGCAATTGCTCGTGGCGGTCAAAACCAAACCTTTCCTGTTACTGAGCGGCGTGAGTGGGACCGGCAAATCCTGGCTGGTAAGAAAACTGGCCTACATGACCTGTGCCGATCCCGCCCTGAGGAATGCAAGATATCCCGGCAATTTTGAGATGATCAGGGTCCGGCCCGACTGGCATGAACCCGATGACCTGCTGGGATACCTGGCCACCCGTGGCGATACTGCCCGGTATCATTGCCCCGACCTGCTCCGCTTTATTGTCAAGGCCTGCCGGTACCCGCATATCCCTTTCTTTGCCTGCCTGGATGAAATGAACCTGGCCAGGATCGAGCATTATTTCCCGGATTTCCTGAGTATACTCGAAACCGCCCGGCAGGAGGGCGGTACGAGGGTTTATGATGCTTTCATCAGCGGGCATAATGTAGCTGTATACAGTCAGTTGGATCCCGGTTTCTGGACAAAGCTGGGCATAGAAGGCGACTCCCGCCTGCAGTCCTGTTTCCTGGAAAGAGGGATCGCTATGCCGGCCAACCTGACCCTGATCGGGACCATCAATACGGATGAAACCACCCATACCCTCAGTCAGCGGGTGCTGGACAGAACAATGGTGATCGAAACGCAGGGAATTGATATGGAATACGGGCTGAGCTCCCCCGCGGAAACATGGGAATACCCAGATACTTATGAAGCGGTAACAGTTTTGACAACCGGTAAAGTAAACAGCGCCGAAGCATATAAGAACAGCCCAAAAACAGGGGGCCGGGTTATCCGCGAACTGAAAAGGTTACAGGATATACTCAAAGATTCTCCGTTTGCCCTTTCCTACCGCGTAAGAGACGATGTGCTGCTATACTGCGCCTACAATGAAGCATTGGCTGCTAACGGGGCTATGCCGGGAAACTGGCTGAATACCTGTCTCGATGAAGTGATCTGTATGAAAATACTGACAAGGATAGCAGGCGATGACGCTGACTGCGGAAATATCATTGAAGAACTGAAGGTTGCCACCAGGCAGTATCCTGCCTGTCAGCAGAAGTTATCAAAAATACAGTATCAATTGAGGAAAACCGGCCTCACATTCCTGTGA